DNA from Deltaproteobacteria bacterium:
CCCGTCATTATCCCATTCGGTTCCGTGGAACAACACGGAAGCCATCTTCCCCTTGCAACCGATACCCTTCAGGCATATGACGTGGCCACCCGGGCGGCCATGAAAACAAAGGCCATTGTGGCGCCGCCGGTCCACTTTGGCCTGTGCAGCAGCACCCGGAATCATCCCGGCACAATCACCATCAGCGGCGACACCCTCCGGTCGGTGGTCCGTGACCTGATCCAATCCTTCAGCAGGCAGGGATTTTCCGGTATCCTCCTCTACTCCGGTCATGCCGGCAGGGTCCACATGGCCGCGCTCAGGGAAGCGGCCGAAAACTGCGTTCAAAACGATCCAATGCTCAAACTGGCTGTCGTCAGCGATCTGGACCTGCTTCGTGAAACCGCAGGAGACCTCCTTGAAACTCCGGAGGATGGGCATGCGGGAGAGATTGAGACATCCAGGATGCTCTACCTGCATAACGATAAGGTCCGCGGAACTTCCCCTGAGGAATATCCCTCCTTTCCGAGTTTCCGGGTCCTCCCGGACCCGGAAAGGTTCTGGCCCGGCGGTGTATGGGGAAACCCCGAAGCTGCCACCAGACAAAAGGGGAAAAAGCTCGTTGAGAGGACCGCCGAGGCTCTGGCCGGAATCGTTGAAAACCTTTCCCGGGAAGGGGGTTAAGGAGCAGCTCGCCGCGGCAAAGCACGTTGTTGGAGATCACGGAGAAAACCTTACAGCACCAATTCCTTATAATCCCAATCCAGATCCAAAATGTATTTTTTAACAGGGATGAAGGGGTGATAAAATAATGCGCCACTCCTTAACCCAAAAGATTTCTGATTTTATCCGCTTCCGATGTTTGCCTTATCCCTTCCATCCCCTTCATCCCTGTTAAATCAGCATTTTCGCTGCGGCTCCCCATGGTCGCCACACGAGATCGCTTCGCATAGTTTCAGCTCGCGATGACAGGCCTTGTGCTTATCCTCCACGTGTCCCTGCATCCGCTCTTCCCCTCTGGACTCTGGACACTGGACATTCACTTTCAGGACAGCATTGCCCACAGGAGGATGGATCCCGCGACGACCGCATTGAGGGAGTCTGCCTCCCCGCGAAGCGGTACGGAGACCGGCATTCCCAATTCTCCGATCCACGGGGAAAGACCACACCCCTCGTTTCCAACCGCCAGGATGGATCTCGAATTGAAAGTCACCTCGTCGAAGGGCCGCCCTCGGGCATCGGCCAGATAAACGCAAAACCCCGCTTCCGCAAGAAGCATCAGGTCCTCCCGGACGATCTCCTTAAAAACCGGCAGATGGAAGATTCCCCCTGCTGAAGCGCGAATGGCCTTGGGGCCAAAGGGATCGGCCGATCCCTTTCCAACGAGAATCCCCATCCCACCCAACGCCCAGGCCGTCCTTATCAAGGCACCAACGTTTCCCGGATCCTGAACTCCATCCAGGAATAGAAGCACCGCCGGACCATCAATTTTCAGAAGTTGTGAAATACCCGGGTCGGCTGGAAGCTTTGCGACCCCCAGGAGGTTCCTATGATGCACAACGTCGGAGGCATCCTCAAAAAGGGCACTATCCGCCGAGAAAACGGGGATTTGAGCGGCGGCGCCTGCCTGCACGATCTCCATACCGGCAAGGACTGTGGGGTCTTCCGCCACCAGGTATTCCAGATATCCCGACTTTGCCGATTCCTCAATGGCTCTTTGCCCCTCGACCAGGCACAGCCCTTTCCTCCGACGGATTTTTCGGGAAGCCAAGGAACGTATGATCCTCAGCCTCTCCCGTGACAGAGGGGTGAAATTATCCGACATAAGCATCTCCCAACCTTACGATTATATAATTTTATTCTAATATTCAAATGTACCATTGACAGCCGTCCCTTTGGAGGTTACTATTGCGTACACGAAAGTTGATGACTTCGCAAAAAGTCATCAATGCGCCCACATAAGGGGCGCTCAAATCGAAGATTTGTGAGGAAAGTGAAAATGACACTTTTCGCTTTCCGTGGAGTAAAAAGCCATTAACGGACTTTTTACGACCCTATCAATATTGATGACTTCACAAAAATCATCAATGCGCCCATTTTAGGGGGCGCCCAAATCAACAATTTGCAGTGCAAGTTGTTGATTTGGGAGGAAAGTGAAAATGACATTTTTCGCTTTCCGTGGAGTAAAAAGCCATGGGGGACTTTTTACGACCCTATCAAAGTCGATGGACTCGCAAAGAGTCCATCGACCTTTTTAGAGGTTACCGGCAATGGATTACCAATCATGGATTTTAAGGAGGTTATGATGGCTGAAAGCAAAAACGTCAAGGAGTTTACGGACTCCAATTTTGAGGAGGAGGTTCTCCAGTCGACCAGGCCCGTCCTGGTGGATTTCTGGGCCGTCTGGTGCGCACCCTGTCGCATGGTTGCCCCGGTTGTCGACGAAATAGCCGACAACTACGGAAGCAGGGTAAAGGTAGGGAAAATCAACGTGGATGAGAACGCCCAAACACCCAATAAATACGGCATCCGAAGCATTCCTACCCTCATGCTCTTTAAGGGTGGCAAGGTGGTTGAACAGATCATCGGCGCCAATCCAGGCGAGATCAAGCGCATTGTCGAGAAGCATGCATAAGGCATCCCTTGGAGGGCATGATGAGTTACGCGATTTTTGAACTGAAATGTCCCGCCTGCGGGATCGAATATGCCCAGATCCTCACCGAGGATGAGGGAGAGGTGTCCATCTCCTGCCCGTCCTGTTCCGGTTCCCTGGAAAAGGGGAAAAAACTGTCGGGAGCGGATATAATCTCCTGCGGTTGTAACACCGGATCCAGCTGATGAGATATAAGGTCGGCGGTCCGTCGATCATAATAAATAAAGGCGGCCTGGGGTGGGACCGCCTTTATTTATTGTCGATTTTATAAATCAGTCGCCAGAGCTGATAGCCTCAACAGGACACACGGCCTCGCAGGCTCCGCAGTCAGTACAAAGCTCCGGATCGATGACGTAAATATCACCCTCACTGATCGCCTCGACGGGGCATTCGTCCATACAGCTTCCACATGCGGTGCATTCATCAGATATAACGTAAGCCAAGGTGTTCACCTCCTTTTCATCAAAAACGCGTTTCTCTCCACAAATAGAGGATGCATAACTCCCACGAAGGGAAATGTCAACCAGGATTTCGGAGGTAGCGCAACGTGGCAAAACAGTCCAGAGTCCAGAGTCCAGAGGTGAAAAGTGGAATGGGGGAAAGTTCAAACCTTTTATCTCACGCCCGCTCGTCACACCAGAAAAGTGACTCGCTAAAGCCGCAAAGCTCGCAAAGTAGGCCGCGCACCCTCACCAAAGCTGATTTCAGAGAAATCCTTCTCCCTTAGGGAGAAATCGGGTGAGGGGAAATATGAATAATTAATAAAGATCGGAAAGAGAAATTTTTCTGAATTATTTGATTTTCTTTGCGTCCTTTGCGGCTTTGCCTGTCCCGAGCCTGCCTGCAGTGAGCCTGTCGAACTGTCGAGGGGCGTGAGACCGGACTTGGAATCAGCCCCGGTTCAGCTGCACTTGGAGAAACCGCAGCCGTGGCAGGTAGCGCATCCCTCCGCGAAATCAAGGGAACCTCCGCAGTCGGGGCACTGGCTTCCCAGCGAAGCCCGCATGTTACCAACATCTCCACCGTGCCGTTTCCGGCCGGATACCGGCAGATCAACCACCTTCAGCGCCTCCGGGCTGTCCGCATTCCGGAGCTCCTTGTACTGCCTTAAAGCCTTGGCTAAGGCGTCGGAACAGGACAGCACCATCTCGCCGTTCTGCCACAGGGGGGATGGGCACCGGATTCCGGACAGCTGCTTGACGATGGAATCAGCCTCCACACCGGAACGTAGGGCCAGCGAAACCATACGGCTCACCGACTCGGACTGGGACGCGGCGCACCCGCCGGCCTTCCCCATCTGGGTGAATACCTCGCAAAGCCCCTTCTCATCCTCGTTCACCGTCACGTAAAGGTTCCCGCATCCGGTCTTCATCTTGATGGTCATGCCTCCCGTTACCACAGGGCGAGGCCTTGGGGCGGGAAGGGCCAGTTCTTCATGCGACGCCCCGGAGGACTGTTTTCTGTCCTTCCCGAAAGACAGGACCTGTTCGTCCCTGCTGCCGTCACGGTATACCGTCACCCCTTTGCAGCCCAGTTCATAGGCAAGAAGATAGACATCTTCAATATCCTTCATGGTGGCGTCATTGGAAAAATTGACGGTTTTGGAAACAGCGTTGTCGGTGGATTTCTGAAAAGCGGCCTGCATTCGGACATGCCATTCCGGACTGATGTCATGGGATGTTACGAACACCCTTTTCACCCAATCCGGTATGCCGGAAATGTGCTGGATAGAACCCTCCTCGGCGATCCTCTCCATGAGATCGTCACTGTAAAATCCCTCGCGCTGAGCCAACTCCTTGAAATAGGGGTGGACCTCAACCAGCCGCTGGTTATCCAGAACATTGCGGTGGTAGCAGATGGCAAACAGGGGCTCGATACCGCTGGTCG
Protein-coding regions in this window:
- a CDS encoding 4Fe-4S dicluster domain-containing protein; translation: MAYVISDECTACGSCMDECPVEAISEGDIYVIDPELCTDCGACEAVCPVEAISSGD
- the trxA gene encoding thioredoxin; translated protein: MAESKNVKEFTDSNFEEEVLQSTRPVLVDFWAVWCAPCRMVAPVVDEIADNYGSRVKVGKINVDENAQTPNKYGIRSIPTLMLFKGGKVVEQIIGANPGEIKRIVEKHA
- a CDS encoding RNA methyltransferase, with amino-acid sequence MSDNFTPLSRERLRIIRSLASRKIRRRKGLCLVEGQRAIEESAKSGYLEYLVAEDPTVLAGMEIVQAGAAAQIPVFSADSALFEDASDVVHHRNLLGVAKLPADPGISQLLKIDGPAVLLFLDGVQDPGNVGALIRTAWALGGMGILVGKGSADPFGPKAIRASAGGIFHLPVFKEIVREDLMLLAEAGFCVYLADARGRPFDEVTFNSRSILAVGNEGCGLSPWIGELGMPVSVPLRGEADSLNAVVAGSILLWAMLS
- a CDS encoding creatininase family protein, which produces MEMMWMTKNDVERERAAGTPVIIPFGSVEQHGSHLPLATDTLQAYDVATRAAMKTKAIVAPPVHFGLCSSTRNHPGTITISGDTLRSVVRDLIQSFSRQGFSGILLYSGHAGRVHMAALREAAENCVQNDPMLKLAVVSDLDLLRETAGDLLETPEDGHAGEIETSRMLYLHNDKVRGTSPEEYPSFPSFRVLPDPERFWPGGVWGNPEAATRQKGKKLVERTAEALAGIVENLSREGG